In a single window of the Sphingosinicella microcystinivorans genome:
- a CDS encoding c-type cytochrome, with protein MDLTKRPGLAFLAGIGLASLAGCGQPSSPSDDAGASRETVAVPAPQQVTLDASCDRQLAEKMMVQCKVCHTTQENQPNTTGPNLWGIYGKAAGSAANFAYSPALKEKGVHWDDATLDAFLESPQQYVSGTRMAFGGIKNPEARAAAICYLRALTRKS; from the coding sequence ATGGACCTGACCAAACGCCCGGGCCTGGCTTTTCTCGCCGGCATCGGCCTTGCTTCGCTCGCCGGTTGCGGCCAACCCTCGTCGCCTTCGGATGACGCTGGCGCCAGCCGGGAAACAGTCGCGGTGCCGGCACCGCAACAGGTCACACTGGATGCGTCGTGCGACCGCCAGCTTGCCGAAAAGATGATGGTGCAATGCAAGGTTTGCCACACCACGCAGGAAAATCAGCCCAACACGACGGGCCCCAATCTGTGGGGCATTTACGGCAAGGCCGCTGGCTCTGCCGCAAATTTCGCCTACTCGCCCGCCCTCAAGGAAAAGGGCGTACATTGGGATGACGCGACGCTGGACGCCTTCCTGGAAAGCCCCCAGCAATATGTCAGCGGGACGCGGATGGCGTTTGGCGGGATCAAGAATCCGGAGGCCCGTGCCGCCGCCATCTGTTACCTGAGGGCCCTGACCCGGAAATCATGA